In Debaryomyces hansenii CBS767 chromosome B complete sequence, one genomic interval encodes:
- a CDS encoding DEHA2B05544p (similar to splP22203 uniprot|P22203 Saccharomyces cerevisiae YOR332w VMA4 vacuolar ATPase V1 domain subunit E): MSLTDDQVNTELRKMKAFIEKEAQEKAKEIRLKADEEYEIEKASIVRSETAAIDSTYEQKLKKASLAQQITKSTIGNKTRLRILSKKEEVLNNIFEAAEKELSKTTSNKSAYKPVLTSLIEEGTLALLEGKVTIRVREADVALAKEAAPDAAKEYEAKSKSPVEITVDEENFLSKDSLGGVIVVNESGKIEVNNTLEERLKILSEEALPGIRLELFGISETRKFFD, encoded by the exons ATGTCTTTGACTGATGACCAA GTGAATACTGAGCTTCGTAAGATGAAGGCCTTCATCGAGAAGGAAGCGCAAGAAAAGGCCAAAGAAATCAGATTGAAGGCGGACGAGGAATACGAAATCGAAAAAGCATCTATAGTCAGATCGGAAACGGCTGCTATTGATTCAACCTACGagcaaaaattgaaaaaggCATCGTTAGCTCAACAAATCACCAAATCGACCATTGGTAACAAAACGAGATTGAGAATCTTGTCCAAAAAGGAAGAAGTGTTGAACAATATATTCGAAGCTGCCGAAAAGGAATTGAGCAAGACCACGTCCAACAAATCTGCGTATAAACCAGTTTTGACCAGTTTGATCGAAGAAGGTACATTAGCTTTATTAGAAGGAAAGGTTACTATTAGAGTCAGAGAAGCAGATGTTGCGTTGGCAAAAGAGGCAGCCCCAGATGCGGCTAAGGAATATGAAGCCAAGTCTAAAAGCCCTGTTGAAATCACTGTTGACGAGGAGAACTTTTTAAGCAAGGATTCTCTCGGTGGTGTCATTGTCGTCAATGAAAGTGGAAAGATTGAAGTTAATAACACTTTGgaagaaagattgaagatattGTCTGAAGAAGCATTACCAGGTATTAGATTAGAATTGTTTGGTATCTCTGAAACCAGAAAGTTTTttgattaa
- a CDS encoding DEHA2B05500p (similar to uniprot|P53540 Saccharomyces cerevisiae YNL126w SPC98 component of the microtubule-nucleating TUB4p (gamma-tubulin) complex) — protein MTLDKDQLIKVYTSRLVNSLVPVEFGHEYIQSITNDLLNHLLKSPKSSSPYIDINQLTDHFKTLFLSNGLQESWIKFQSVLKMLSQTKSVDQICNYLIFLNALQSTEESRSVPNIRITSVGNNSRGYHDIEEQRTHHDLQSSPYHVSSHSSKVGSKNIINTVPLSRVISPYYETLSEDTILIYLSYSLLGLDSKLLSFSRDGNSIELPPNINSSYSGLLHSILEPGLVYKKLKLFVDSNKGKIVSPIKTAFLRSLESELNYYVNHINEYFNTEPTSLIAVYNALFPFILKLRLLYSLTNELNLSGYEFLSKVYHLSKFGDIRIKDLTHNIFSQISAPYYEVLEHWVIKGELIDNSDEFFIAFNTEAQHINDIIEYLPQRIPDFFVSMNETMAYKIYQIGKMLIFLLKYCKELKWISDYSMKYSTYIFQNNQGIQSMPSNVIIDLINLQYEEILNYFTIVLQEKHSMFHHLQNFKRFLLMNSNDFIESIIEKGIVLFNEPANSLTSNQLAKVLIESINNSSVKNYRSDYKNRLDARILDLSHGNIGWEVFTLEYKISDSPIYHILNYNNGTLEYLKMFNFLWKLRHFSYLLNLNFIECSNVKKNDLRRISSRYIKLKRQLKSKSSLRLGIRDNKIIWLMKSFNTICLIRHQLIKFISALVTYLSFDIIENNFDQLIIRQLFKSSSPVLHSTSSKNIGILPILNENFTKALKKDESNFSGPLKSKLITHNMNELTFDELINIHSTYLQNVTHFKILNDTEIGKHSGTSYIKQIYQFLEICFAFIKSSEEYNSLIVNYISILNVEENLRSEDMNQFDDDLEELENKIKLIVNKIYKDLYMSNYKSMLYIFIKDLRSDTELKDLSRFF, from the coding sequence ATGACACTAGATAAGGACCAACTAATAAAGGTTTATACTAGTAGACTAGTGAATTCATTGGTTCCGGTGGAATTCGGACATGAATACATACAAAGTATAACCAATGATCTATTAAACCACCTATTGAAATCACccaaatcatcatcaccctatatagatataaatCAACTAACAGACCATTTCAAGACATTATTTTTAAGTAACGGATTACAAGAGCTGTGGATCAAATTTCAGTCAGTTCTTAAAATGCTTTCTCAGACGAAATCGGTTGATCAAATATgcaattatttaatttttttaaacGCTTTGCAGAGCACAGAGGAATCGAGGCTGGTACCAAATATAAGAATAACAAGCGTTGGCAATAATTCTAGGGGGTATCATGATATAGAGGAACAAAGAACTCATCATGATTTACAATCATCCCCATATCATGTTTCTAGTCACAGCTCTAAAGTTGGGAgtaaaaatatcataaaCACCGTGCCGTTAAGCAGAGTAATATCGCCATACTACGAGACCTTGTCCGAGGATactatattgatatatttgtcTTATTCGCTATTGGGTTTGgattctaaattattatcattccTGAGAGACGGCAATTCGATTGAATTACCCCCCAATATTAATAGTAGCTACTCTGGACTTCTCCATAGCATACTAGAACCTGGGTTAGTCTATAAAAAACTCAAGTTATTCGTGGATTCCAACAAAGGAAAGATAGTCTCGCCTATAAAAACTGCATTTTTGAGATCATTGGAATCggaattaaattattacgTGAACcatattaatgaatacTTTAATACTGAACCGACTTCATTAATAGCCGTGTATAATGCGCTATTTCCCTtcatattgaaattgagaCTTTTGTATTCCCTAACTaacgaattgaatttaagTGGATATGAATTTCTATCCAAGGTATAccatttatcaaagtttGGTGACATAAGAATAAAGGACTTAACACACAATATTTTCTCGCAAATATCAGCTCCATACTACGAGGTTCTTGAACATTGGGTTATAAAAGGTGAATTGATAGATAATAGTGATGAGTTTTTCATAGCCTTCAATACGGAAGCACAAcatattaatgatattattgaatatttacCCCAAAGGATACCGGATTTTTTCGTATCAATGAATGAAACTATGGCCTATAAGATATAtcaaattggaaaaatgTTGATTTTTCTACTTAAATATTgtaaagaattgaaatggATTAGTGATTACAGTATGAAATATTCGACGTATATCTTTCAAAACAATCAAGGTATACAATCAATGCCATCAAATGTCATAATAGATTTAATTAACCTTCAATATGAAGAGATTCTTAACTACTTTACAATAGTTTTGCAAGAGAAACACAGCATGTTTCATcatttacaaaattttaAGAGgtttttattgatgaattcaaatgattttattgaatcaataatagaaaaaGGAATAgttttattcaatgaaCCAGCAAATAGCTTAACGTCAAATCAGTTAGCTAAAGTATTAATTGAGTCTATTAACAACTCTTCCGTGAAGAACTATAGATCAGATTATAAAAATAGGTTGGATGCTAGAATTTTGGACCTAAGTCACGGAAATATAGGATGGGAAGTGTTTACGTTAGAATACAAAATCTCTGACTCACCAATTTATCacattttgaattataataatggcACGCTAGAGTATCTAAAAAtgttcaattttctttggaaATTACGGCACTTCAgttatttgttgaatttaaaCTTCATTGAATGTAGTAATGTtaagaaaaatgatttgAGAAGGATACTGAGTAGGtatattaaattgaaaagacaGTTAAAGTCCAAATCAAGTTTACGGTTAGGTATCAGAGACAATAAGATTATCTGGTTAATGAAGTCTTTCAACACAATATGCCTCATAAGACACCAGCTAATAAAATTCATATCAGCATTAGTAACgtatttatcatttgatattattgaaaataattttgatcaattaataatCAGACAGCTTTTCAAGTCAAGTTCTCCTGTTTTACATTCGACGTCGTCTAAAAACATAGGAATATTACCCatattaaatgaaaatttcacCAAAGCtttaaagaaagatgaaAGCAATTTTTCGGGACCTTTAAAATCGAAGTTGATAACGCATAACATGAACGAATTAacatttgatgaattgattaACATACATTCGACGTATTTGCAGAATGTAACCCATTTCAAGATTCTTAATGATACAGAAATAGGAAAACACTCTGGGACGAGTTATATCAAGCAAATATACCAATTCTTGGAGATATGCTTCGCGTTTATAAAGAGCTCGGAAGAATACAACAGTCTCatagtaaattatatttccattttgaatgttgaagaaaatttacGTTCTGAAGATATGAATCAGTTTGATGACGATCTAGAAGAGTtagaaaacaaaataaaactCATTGTTAATAAAATCTACAAGGATTTGTACATGTCCAATTATAAGAGTATGCTATACATTTTTATAAAAGATCTAAGGTCCGACACAGAGCTTAAGGACCTAAGTCGCTTTTTCTAA
- a CDS encoding DEHA2B05478p (similar to uniprot|P09950 Saccharomyces cerevisiae YDR232w HEM1 5-aminolevulinate synthase) translates to MESITRVSMSVCPFVKSSSAQALRQLSKNSALTSQARQCPFMGAALNAKESTRSYSSATKPVRATASSLASNPPSTMQSKYSFKAEELVGNKDAINLESKENTFDFKGYLNSELSKKRTDKSYRFFNNINRLANEFPKAHRSEENDKVTVWCSNDYLGMGKNENTINEMKRVLTKYGSGAGGTRNIAGHNIHALKLESELAALHKHEAALVFSSCFVANDAVLSLFGQKIKDLVIFSDELNHASMIQGIRNSRAKKQVFKHNDLADLEEKLAQYPKSTPKLIAFESVYSMCGSIAPIEAICDLAEKYGALTFLDEVHAVGMYGPHGAGVAEHLDFDAHLKSGIASPQTQTVMNRVDMVTGTLGKAYGTVGGYITGKANLIDWFRSFAPGFIFTTTLPPSIMAGSSASIRYQRSTLQDRIAQQTNTRYVKNNLTDIGIPVIPNPSHIVPVLVGNALDAKKASDLLLDKYNIYVQAINFPTVPIGQERLRITPTPGHGPELSNQLIGALDSVFNELSLSRIGDWEGKGGLCGVGEPDIEPIEHIWTSEQLALTDADINPNVIDPVIQPIGVSSGVRD, encoded by the coding sequence ATGGAATCAATTACTCGAGTCTCCATGTCCGTTTGTCCATTCGTGAAATCGTCATCGGCCCAAGCGTTACGTCAATTGAGTAAAAACTCAGCTTTGACTAGTCAAGCACGCCAATGTCCATTTATGGGTGCGGCCTTGAATGCTAAGGAATCGACTAGATCGTACTCGTCAGCCACTAAACCTGTCAGAGCTACAGCTTCTTCTCTTGCTTCGAATCCACCTTCGACTATGCAATCAAAGTACTCTTTCAAGGCAGAGGAACTCGTTGGAAACAAGGATGCGATTAATCTTGAGTCAAAAGAGAATACTTTTGACTTCAAAGGTTACTTAAACTCCGAATTGAGCAAGAAGAGAACTGACAAGTCGTATCGtttcttcaacaacatTAACCGTTTAGCTAATGAATTCCCTAAGGCTCATCGTTCTGAAGAGAATGACAAGGTTACTGTTTGGTGCTCTAATGATTATCTTGGTATGGGTAAAAATGAGAATACGATAAACGAAATGAAGCGAGTCTTGACCAAGTATGGTTCAGGTGCCGGTGGTACCAGAAACATTGCTGGACACAACATCCATGCTCTTAAGTTAGAATCGGAGTTAGCTGCTTTGCACAAACATGAAGCTGCATTAGTTTTTTCGTCTTGTTTTGTTGCTAACGATGCAGTTTTATCGTTATTTGGCCAAAAGATCAAAGACTTAGTCATCTTTtctgatgaattaaatcatGCCTCTATGATCCAGGGTATTAGAAATTCAAGAGCTAAAAAGCAAGTCTTTAAGCATAATGATTTGGCTgatttggaagaaaaattagctcaatatccaaaatcaaCCCCAAAATTGATTGCATTTGAGTCTGTCTACTCTATGTGTGGTTCTATCGCCCCTATCGAAGCTATTTGTGACTTAGCAGAAAAATACGGAGCATTGACTTTCCTTGATGAAGTCCACGCAGTAGGTATGTATGGTCCTCATGGTGCTGGTGTTGCTGAACACTTAGATTTCGACGCCCATTTGAAATCGGGTATTGCTTCGCCACAAACCCAAACAGTTATGAATAGAGTAGATATGGTTACAGGTACTTTAGGTAAGGCCTACGGTACTGTAGGTGGTTACATCACCGGTAAGGCTAACTTGATTGATTGGTTTAGGTCTTTTGCTCCAGGTTTTATCTTCACTACCACTTTACCTCCATCAATTATGGCTGGATCAAGTGCTTCCATTCGTTACCAAAGATCAACCTTGCAAGACCGAATCGCTCAACAAACTAATACCAGATACGTCAAGAACAATTTAACCGATATTGGTATTCCTGTTATTCCAAACCCATCGCATATTGTGCCAGTTTTAGTTGGTAATGCGCTCGACGCTAAAAAGGCCTCTGATTTGTTATTAGATAAGTACAACATTTACGTTCAAGCCATCAATTTCCCAACTGTACCAATCGGTCAAGAAAGATTGAGAATCACCCCAACTCCAGGCCACGGACCCGAACTTTCAAACCAATTGATTGGTGCCCTTGATTCGGttttcaatgaattgaGTTTGTCAAGAATCGGCGATTGGGAAGGTAAAGGAGGTTTGTGTGGTGTTGGTGAACCTGATATCGAACCAATAGAACACATTTGGACTTCCGAACAATTAGCTTTGACTGATGCTGATATAAACCCTAACGTGATCGACCCTGTTATTCAACCTATTGGAGTCAGTTCTGGTGTTAGGGATTAA
- a CDS encoding DEHA2B05522p (similar to uniprot|Q12289 Saccharomyces cerevisiae YOR100c CRC1 mitochondrial inner membrane carnitine transporter), with product MEEVDSLLVDNVKSFASGGFGGICAVLTGHPFDLVKVRLQTGLYNSSVQCVKSTLVKDGLPGFYRGVLPPLLGVTPMFAVSFWGYDVGKKIVTSFTGKEVANFSIANISTAGFISAIPTTLVAAPFERIKVMMQIQDGSKTTSMGSVVKEMYRTGGIRSIFKGSAATLARDGPGSALYFATYEYMKRRLTTPDTDLSLFAITMAGGCAGVSMWLGVFPIDTIKSTQQSSNTNISIVKTTQNIYKKGGIKAFFPGVGPALARSFPANAATFLGVELARNFFDKLV from the exons ATGGAAGAAGTAGATAGTTTATTAGTTGATAACGTTAAATCGTTTGCCTCTGGTGGATTTGGGGGTATTTG TGCTGTTTTAACAGGTCACCCATTTGACTTGGTGAAAGTTCGTTTACAGACGGGGCTATACAATTCTTCGGTTCAATGTGTGAAACTGACTTTAGTTAAGGATGGTTTGCCAGGTTTTTATAGGGGGGTATTACCACCTTTATTAGGTGTCACTCCTATGTTCGCCGTTTCCTTTTGGGGTTACGACGTTGGAAAAAAGATAGTTACTTCATTTACAGGTAAAGAAGTGGccaacttttcaattgcCAACATTTCTACTGCTGGGTTCATTTCTGCCATTCCAACGACCTTGGTGGCTGCTccatttgaaagaattaagGTCATGATGCAAATTCAAGACGGGTCCAAGACAACCTCTATGGGATCAGTTGTCAAGGAAATGTATAGAACAGGTGGTATCAGATCCATTTTCAAGGGTTCTGCTGCAACCTTAGCTAGAGATGGTCCTGGATCTGCATTATATTTCGCAACCTATGAATATATGAAGCGCAGATTAACCACCCCAGATACAGATTTATCCTTATTTGCTATCACAATGGCCGGTGGTTGTGCCGGGGTTTCCATGTGGCTTGGTGTTTTCCCAATTGATACCATTAAATCTACACAACAATCGTCAAATACTAATATCTCGATTGTTAAAACTACACAAAACATTTACAAGAAGGGTGGAATTAAGGCATTCTTCCCAGGTGTCGGTCCTGCTTTGGCAAGATCTTTCCCAGCGAATGCGGCCACCTTCTTGGGTGTTGAATTGGCTAGAAACTTCTTCGATAAACTCGTTTAG